A segment of the Carya illinoinensis cultivar Pawnee chromosome 1, C.illinoinensisPawnee_v1, whole genome shotgun sequence genome:
caataactaagactattatagtattagtgttactactacatataagtctatatatagactatatagttatacattaaagaatataattattaatgactattagtattagtatatatatatgtataataaactattagtattaatatttaatactataagtctatattagactattagtattagtatatatattactatattagtattagttatagttatataatatattagacaatataatagtattaatggtaaactattagtatagctatatattagtattagttatggaccttatggtgaattggtgatttagtataactatatcagtatgagtataacttagtctatattagactattagtatcattataaatattagtattcattataatgattataactaccatataatgatattaatatttgttaattgttatagtgagtttgttttattataactatattactgatagactatattgatagtattagtatattaatttagtattagtgttattatatcattattttatatatgattataaaattatacatagacttaaagtataatactaatagtaatatagttttagattattagtatttagtatcaggtcatacaatttaaattgtattaatataatagactatatatatatatatataatagactacatggttatacataataaattaaagaatataacaatgcaatatagtattaatactataagtctataagtctatattagactattagtatgattataaatattagtgattattataactatattattaatagactatagtgattattttatatgtgattatttagtgtagtgatttagttaataaaattagtatagtagtttaaactttagtattagtttattatagtttatacatagactgaaagtataatattaatagtaaattagtaatataatattagactattagtatttagtattaagtcataatatttgactatttagtattagtgattatttcaaaatttagtaataatatttgactatttgagtaatttttttttcttagttcttacttcttataataaaatgttattaataatatatatttataatattatatattaaaagcatatgatgaattaaatttttatgttcaagattaaacatttattttataaattataagtccattatcttatatataattataatttatattattttatataaaaagtctatataacataaaacatattatatataatattaatatatatatatatatataaacaaaatcggtccggtccggtccactaTTAAGTGGAATCGGAACCAGACCGGAACCGGCCGGTTTCCTAGTTATAaaaaccggttccggaccggaccggtccaaaACCAGCACAACCAATCCGATCCGATTTAATCCGATCTAATTTTccagtttttcaaattttttttacacccctactcgCAAACAGGCTCCTCCGAATACTTTTCCATATCGAATACACGATCGAACACAATCACGGCacacttttccaaattttctctctaaaacgCGTGGATCAGCATATATGGTAGATCTCTTCTCTCTAAAACACGTGGACATAAATGACTGTTCTCTTTCTGGTTACATTTcgtgcattttatttacttttcacataTATTATGGACGGAATGAGCCACCGTGATGCTaccatatatactatattattggCATTCTGCATCTGGAAAAATAAATGCATCAACACACAATTATATACAGAGTAAGAAAGCCAGCCtcgacaatatatataatttcatataaatatatatatatttatatatgaatatatatacagGTTTACCGATTATACTCATGACATTgtgcattaaaattaaaaacaggAATCTATACCACGCGGCGTATAAGTGCCATGGACTAGGAGCAGACTCAGAACAGCGTTCTTCGTGGTCGAAACAACTCAGCGACGAAGAGGTTACTCCTTTCCTATCTATAGATTACATTGATGGCTAGAAATGGCTTCCAGTTTGGCTATGAAGTCCACCAGAACTATAACGAGTAGAAAAAAGCAAAATTGTTGCGCGGCTAATAAATCATTATCATGACATGCGTGCTAAGCAGATCAGACTCTGATATCAAGAAATATCTTTGGGTTATATGAGTCATGTGATATTAGGCATTCTTCCGATCTTAATCATCAAAGTTTGCTCGAAATCATGAGATCGACCTTTTAGCCTACATACAGTTTTAAGCTAATTTGGGGAATCAAGGTAGCACCCAGCTGGGGCTCTAGCTGCCGAATCATATCATATTGTGCAATGCGAGTTCAGTAATGTATCGTAacatttttaattcaaaattcagTAATACGTCTATGTATATGTGTTTCTTCTGGTTCTATACGCTGCCTTGAaaccttaaaattttttttcgtGGCATTGGATACGTACATACGTAACACGTTATGTCATAGCCCGCATAGTTCTACTAAGTtggtttgttttaatttttcccATTTGTAATCATCATGGCGTACCTAAAAGAAATTAAGTTGCTAGATATGATTGTATGAACTGGAAGATCACATTTTTGCATAAAGTAGTAGCCTAGCTCGATTTATTCGACTTTCTAATTAGATAATATTAGTATACATCCATGCATGAACATGGCATCATATTACATTGCAACTACGATCCTTGTAAGTTTTCGGATCAATATTTAAAAACTGCCACCAATTCCCCCTCCaccgccgccgccgccgccaAAACCACCACCGGCACCACCTCCTACTCCTACTCCCCCACCTTTACCACCCCCAAAGCCCCCACCCGCACCTCCACCTCCTACACCACCACCTTTTCCACCTCCGAAGCCACCTCCTACACCACTTCCACCACCAATCCCTCCTCCAGCACcgcctccacctccacctccaatGCCTCCTCCAGCACCACCGCCACCTCCTACGCCACCACCTGCACCACTTCCAACACCACCACCTTTTCCACCTCCAAAGCCACCACCAGTACCGCCTCCACCTCCAATTCCTCCTCCGGCACCACCTCCACCTCCTACTCCACCACCTTTCCCACCTCCAATGCCACCACCTttcccacctccacctccaatcCCTCCTCCAACACCACCTCCACCACCTTTCCCACCTCCAATGCCACCACCTGCACCGCCTCCACCTCCTACTCCACCACCTTTCCCACCTCCAATGCCACCACCTTTCCCACCTCCAACACCACCTCCACCACCTTTCCCACCTCCAATGCCACCACCTGCACCGCCTCCACCTCCTACTCCACCACCTttcccacctccacctccaatcCCTCCTCCTACACCACCTCCACCACCTttcccacctccacctccaatcCCTCCTCCAACACCACCTCCACCACCTTTCCCACCTCCAATGCCACCACCTGCACCGCCTCCACCTCCTACTCCACCACCTttcccacctccacctccaatcCCACCTCCAACACCACCTCCACCACCTTTCCCACCTCCAATGCCACCACCTGCACCGCCTCCACCTCCTACTCCACCACCTTTCCCACCTCCAATGCCACTACCTttcccacctccacctccaatcCCTCCTCCTACACCACTTCCACCTCCAATCCCTCCTCCAATGCCACCACCTGCATCGCCTCCACCTCCTATCCCTCCTCCAGCACCGCCTCCACCTCCTACTCCACCTCCAAAACCGCCACCTtttccacctccacctcctaTACCACCACCTTTTCCACCACCAATCCCTCCTCCAACACCACCACCTTTTCCACCCCCAAAgccgccaccaccaccaccaccaccacccaaaCCACCTCCTATGCCATCAGAAAATGTATCTTCCTCAATTTTCCGACATTCCGCCAATCCTATCACCAACAATACCAACATCACACAAAAAACACCACGGTACTTGGAAAGCTTCCCCATCTTTTGGCAAAATCAATGGAGAGAAATAAATGTGAAGAAAGGGTGTTATAATTGGCAGATAGGGTAGCAGTGCATTTTATAGTGCAAGGATTCAGGCAAAACATTAATGAATGTAGTTGAGGCGTGTAGTACTAGCTGTTACGTGCATGACAGCGTGAGGTTGTGGACTGCTCTTAGTGATCAGATGGCGAAAAATTCAACTCGTGTTGAAAAGGAGTACTAAATGGCCGGTGAAATCATAATGGCTGCCCCTCCTACCAACAAATTCTGAAGTACTACTCTACAGTAATCCGCCGTCACTCCTTTTCTAAATTACATATCTCTAATCATGAGGTAGTATATATGTTATTTCTCGTCTCAAATGAATATGGATtcagattttataattttatttgagttttataatttagaaCGAGAAAAATAGACATTGTCGACCTCATTAATTTCACATGTCTATACTctaaatttattatatgtttaCTTCTTAATTAAAGAAGTTGTGAtcatgatatattaattaatttagcaAAAAGCATATGAACTTAGATGAGAGTACTAATTATATCTACATGATCGTTTATATACTCTTGTAATTGTTAATAGATGTAGGTTTAACATGAACgtacaataaattaatttgaacaaaatattaattatttcctACTTTGGATCTATTAATTGATGTAGGGACATGCATGCAGTCATGAGTCATGTATAAAAATATCGTCTATGTacattttttcattaattaaagattattatatatagtaaaaatcTGGTtgtaaatgattttatatatcaatacgTGCATCTATCTAACGTGTTGGATTATAAAGtcagattttaatgaaaatcatgtcaatttaaattttgaatataaaaacaaTAGTATTGATACGCAATAACTCAACCTTTATGCGCGTGATGATCTATAGCTACCTGATCATAACGATGGATGGCCTTAATCACTCGATTCGGAGTGACATAATCATATATAGCTGGCCCTTTTTCTCAATCGATGTTTAAATATGTTGGTCCCCCAACCTGCCACATGCAAGAGGATTATAAATTAGCTCAATATTACAGCATTCCATAAAatgcaattaatatatatctcTACTTATATATAAGTGAGGATGTATTAGTTACAGTATAGTACAGTaactttcttttccattttttaattttgtgttttatacGATTTGTCTTTTTTGCCCTTTTATATTGTTCTTGTGTGTGCCCGTATTTTCCGTGTGTTTGGGGTTTTATTGTCATTATAGGTTGGGGCTTTATGGTCATTTCACACGGCTGAGTAAATGTCAGTTTTGTACTGATTTTGATCATTTCGCCCGTTTGTCTGTCTGGTTGTCCATTCGTCTCTCTCGTTCGTCCCTCCGGTTCATTTGGGTTTTTGGGTTTTCTATGCCGATTTGCATCATTTCGATCGTCCGGCTCTCTTCTCTGTCCCTTCAGTTTATTTGGGTTTTTTAGTTCTCTGTTTCTTCTTCTCCGGCGgttgtttgatgtttgttcTTTCGTCTTATGGGTTTTGGGtgtgtttattttgttgttgatatgCGTTCGGTTGCTTTGGGTTTTCTGGGTTGGTTTTCATTAGGTTCTTTTGGGTTTTCTGGGTTTTTGGGTTTGGTTATGGgtgtgtttgttttggtgttgtTTTCGGTtcgtttggtttgggtttttcGGTTGTCTCATCGTTTTTTACGTCTGTTTCATCTTCTCCATTTGGGTTTTGCTTTGGGTTTTCTGGTTGGTTTTCGTTTGGTTGCTTTGGGTTTTCTGGGTTTTTGGGTTTGGTTATGGGTGTGTTTCTTTTGGTGTTGTTTTCGGTTCGTTTGGTATGGGTTTTTCGATTGTCTGTTTGTTTCTCACTTCTGTTTCATCTTCTCCGACTGGGTTTATTGATGGATGTTCTCCGACcgtttgtttatggtttttgggAACGTTCGAGGagggaaaaaaatcaattttgggTGTTGCATTTTCTGAGTTTTTTTATGGTTGTTGTCCGAAcgtttgtttatggtttttgggaaggaaaaaatcatttttgggTGTTGCTTTCGAGCCGTTTgttcattttcatttgtttatttcatCTTCTTCGGTCGTTTCTTTGATGTTTGTTGTTGTGGTTTCTGGCTTTTCAGATGGATCTTTTCCGATGGTTTCTTTGTGGTTTTTTCAAATGTTACAGAagcgaaaaaaataaattttttaaacggTTTCTGGGTTTTCAGATGCATCTTGTCCGGCGGTTTGTTAGTGGTTTTTTAAAGTGGTTTTCCCTATCATTGTTTGTGATTTGTCGAAGCATGCCAAAATGAAGAagagaaatttttttgtgcTCTTTGTGTTTCTGTTTGGATTTTCCGTTCTCTCTTTCGTGTATCTCTCCTTTGTTTCATCTTCTGTTagtttttacattttgtatttttacttTGGCTTTGTTTATTTCGTTGTTGGCTGTGCATTTTtggttctgattatttgtgttttGCTACTGTTTACAAGACGAAGAAAAGTTCTTTTTGCTACCGTTTGTTTctctgtttgtatttatttttattttggatttttatgCCAAAATTCTTTTTGCTACTCTTTCGGTTTCTGTTTGTAGTGGTTTTCTGTTTGTTCTTGTTCATGCCGTGGTCAAtgatgtatattattttttatgttgtattatAGTTGGATTTTAATGCCGTCGTCAATGATGTCATTTGCATTTTTGCTGGGTTTTGATCCGGTGATCAATaatgcattttctttttgttgttgtatTTTGATGTTGCTTTAGAGTTTACATATTTTTTCGGCTTTTTATTCGTGGCGAATGGTGGGtttgatattttcattttttctgcaattttaatatttgtttaaaCTTAACATATATGTGCCTATACTTATCTTTTTGAATTACTGTATTAAATTAAagtttacttttttgtttttatttttgtgttttatgccaaagttttttttgatattattaaaaattaacatatatctgtctatatatatacttatacaagtttatttacatattttttgggttttttatcCTGTGATGAAGGATGGATTTGATATTAGTAAAAATTAACCTATATCTATCTATACTTACACATATGTATATCTGGGCTTCTACTTCTACTTATATATAAGGGAGGATGTATTAGCTAGGCTGATCTATAGTAACTTTCCTTTCCGTTTTAAAATCTTGTGTTTTATACAATTTGTCTTTTTTGCCCTTTTATGTTGTTCTTGTGTATCTCCGTGTGTTTGGGGTTTTATTGTCATTGTTGGTTGGGGCTTTATGGTCATTTTGTTTAGCTGAATATATCTCTACTTATATATGTATGCGTGTCCAATGTTGATGGGATGGCAACTGTGTTTACGGTTCAATTGTTGtgtcagagattttttttttatcctttcatTAATTGTTTtgtcagagatttttttttatcatttcattaaTTGTTTTATTCTTCTGTCGTGCTTATGTTTCACTTTAACTTCCTCCTTTATCTTTCCAGTCAGTGTCCTGTTCATGTTTCATTTCGTTACTTTAGTGTGTTTTTGGCCTGTTTGTTCAATCTTCAATTTGATGTGAACGGAATCAAACTGTTTGGTCATATTTCTTTGTTAATTTACTGTTATAGTTTCAATATGGGGTAAAGTGATGCAGctgtatttactttttaatttttaggcgtgtcagagatttttttttagttttttgagATTTACCTCCTTCTGAAGGATTTGTCTGTATTGGTAATTGAAAACTctgattaatttataataaactgtctgttctctctctccaaaagtcatttcttctttatttcatcttttattACTTGTCCCTTTTTAACACTTATAGAggtctatatatttataacttcATTTATAACTTTCATTTCTATCATTTACTGCCATCCTTTCTCCTCTTTCTGCCGAActtcttttggttttaaaatcaatttttctcTTCAGTTCAGAAGTTCACCTTTTTCTCGTTCAAAGTTATTTCTTAAATTGTTTGTGAggttctattatttctttaatgattgttatatcttcttttcatttgtttttatgttgtttATATCTAGGAAgttatattctttatatttttgcaGTTATATTTATCTGttcatgtatatttatattctttttatgtTCTATTAAACTGTTGGTTGTATGTTCTGTGGATgaattttcttgatttatttgaggttATATTTAATTTCCACTTCAGTTTTAAGTGTTGGCACTTTTTGTGTTGTCACATCTAGGGCATATTCTTGGAATTTCggcattttttgtgttttgttgttTTCTGGTTTTACCCTTTGAGACCACGGAATCTTTTGGTCTTTTCATTgtgttattttgattttatctttCTGAGACGatgggattttttttgttttgttgttttctgATTTTACCCTCTGAGACCATGGGATCTTTTGGTCTTTTCATtgtgttattttcattttatctttctgAGATGACgggattttttgtgttttgttgtttttcgaTTTTACCCTCTAAGACCATGGCTTTTTTGTCTTGTTTAGTGATATTTTTTTACGGTCGGTTTTTAACTTCGCTTTGTTGATTTGTCATTTCAAATTTAGGTATACGATTGTTGGAATTTTGCTGATTGAAATTTTGGGCACTTTTTTTTGTGTTCAATAAGCATATGTCTTCTGTTGCCTGAtggtagttttttctttttttgctttctttctttctagtCTTTCTGGTGTCCGTTTAACATTTCTAATTTGTTCATATTTGCTGCAGGGAATCTGGATTTCTTGTTTTGCTGATCAGTTTCTTGAAGGTTTGTGTCTTATAGTTATAATTTTGGCTATCTATAaatgtttgttgatttgtttgaaaGTGAAGAATTGCATTATAGATTCAAGTTAATtcataataaatttcatttattcttATATTGGTTGTTATTTGcgatttgtaatatttagagTTTGTATACTTTTATTTTCTGACATTGTAAGTTCAGTAGCTGTTTTTAAAGAAGTTGACTAATTCTGCTAGCTCCTTGGATTTTGTAATGGTTCAGTTTTTGGCCATTTATGCATGACATTTTGCatgcataatatatacaaaCTTTTGTGAAGGTTTTTTTCCTTCGGtattatactttttataaatattgtatataatttttatttgtttttaccgAATTctgtaaatataataaatgttcttttttgtttggttttattGATAAGCTGAAGTACGGATGTATATAGTTGAAAAGCCCCCTTCACTAATTGTAGTAACTGTTGTatctttgcttcttttttttagtTATATAGTGTAATTATATCTATACATATTAGATATAATTCTTTTACTGTTTTAGCTGTTCTGCcatttgtaaaaaatttatttttcttttctttcacgTTTTGGCATTGGATTTCTtcatatgtatttttaaaattatattctgtctgtaatcttggtttttattacattttatgaaaaatagtatGTAATGACAATTGTTTCTTTATTCTGAGTTATCATAATTTTGTTTCAACTTGAAAGAAACCATTTTAGTAGTCTTTAGAAAAATACTTCACAAGGTACTTCATTTTGTACTACGTCAAAACAAATGTGCCAAAAAAACGTTCTGAAACACTCAAGTACAGGGAATGGTTTTATGcgattttactttcttttgatCTCTTCCGAT
Coding sequences within it:
- the LOC122317910 gene encoding glycine-rich cell wall structural protein-like; its protein translation is MGKLSKYRGVFCVMLVLLVIGLAECRKIEEDTFSDGIGGGLGGGGGGGKGGGFGGGVGGGGGAGGGIGGGGDAGGGIGGGIGGGSGVGGGIGGGGGKGSGIGGGKGGGVGGGGGAGGGIGGGKGGGGGGGVGGGGGAGGGIGGGKGGGGGVGGGIGGGGGKGGGGGVGGGIGGGGGKGGGVGGGGGAGGGIGGGKGGGGGVGGGKGGGIGGGKGGGVGGGGGAGGGIGGGKGGGGGVGGGIGGGGGKGGGIGGGKGGGVGGGGGAGGGIGGGGGTGGGFGGGKGGGVGSGAGGGVGGGGGAGGGIGGGGGGGAGGGIGGGSGVGGGFGGGKGGGVGGGGAGGGFGGGKGGGVGVGGGAGGGFGGGGGGGGGIGGSF